One genomic window of Paraburkholderia phytofirmans PsJN includes the following:
- a CDS encoding ABC transporter ATP-binding protein → MNALLEVSNVEAGYGGGRVLNGVSFGVGRGEVLAFIGRNGVGKTTLMRALIGLVRLDAGEIRLAGNAIGQDKPYARAQSGMGYVPQGREIFGALTVAENLQVGAQANRARAADMKEKVVGYFPILKKRYTQKAGTMSGGEQQQLAIARALISAPKVLLLDEPSEGIQPSIVDLIGDTLQHIAHDTGIGVVLVEQDMGMVERIASRCCVMDKGRIVETLSPEQLGDEQLIRQYLAL, encoded by the coding sequence ATGAACGCGTTGCTGGAGGTGTCGAACGTTGAAGCGGGATATGGCGGCGGACGCGTGCTCAACGGCGTGTCGTTCGGCGTCGGACGCGGCGAGGTGCTGGCGTTCATCGGGCGCAACGGGGTAGGCAAGACGACGCTGATGCGCGCGCTGATCGGTCTTGTCAGACTCGATGCCGGCGAAATCAGACTCGCAGGCAATGCGATCGGCCAGGACAAGCCGTATGCACGGGCGCAGAGCGGCATGGGCTATGTGCCGCAGGGGCGCGAGATCTTCGGCGCGCTGACCGTTGCCGAGAATCTGCAGGTTGGCGCGCAGGCGAATCGGGCGCGCGCCGCGGACATGAAAGAGAAAGTCGTCGGCTATTTTCCGATTCTGAAGAAACGCTATACGCAGAAGGCCGGCACCATGAGCGGGGGCGAACAGCAGCAGTTGGCGATTGCCCGCGCACTGATCAGCGCACCGAAGGTGCTGCTGCTCGACGAGCCTTCCGAAGGCATTCAACCCTCTATCGTCGATCTGATCGGCGACACGCTGCAGCATATCGCGCACGACACGGGTATCGGCGTGGTGCTGGTCGAGCAGGATATGGGCATGGTCGAGCGCATCGCGAGTCGCTGCTGTGTGATGGACAAGGGCCGTATCGTCGAGACATTGAGCCCTGAGCAACTCGGCGACGAACAATTGATTCGCCAGTATCTGGCACTGTGA
- a CDS encoding mannitol dehydrogenase family protein has translation MRLSNAALASLAARAAGKVVVPAYDRASLAPGIVHLGLGAFHRAHQALYTEHALRAGDHRWGIVGVSLRRADTSEALTAQDHLYAVDVRDGTADSLQVIGALIASLVAPQSPAAVLDAMTDPRCHIVSLTITEKGYCRNPASGALQFDHPDIAHDLRAAAAPRSAIGFVVRALALRRAAGLGPFTVLSCDNLPSNGDTMRALTLAFARETDPALADWIELEAAFPNTMVDRIVPLTTDADRLRVAKQLGADDAWPVITEPFSQWVIEDRFAGPRPAWERAGATLVGDARPYEQAKLRMLNGAHSALAYLGSLIGYDTVDQAIGAPAVLNFVESMLRDEVEPTLSRPALATYRAELFARFRNTALDHRLQQIATDGSQKLPQRWLESVRANLKSGAPTERLAFALAGWIAYLGGHDETGRTYAIADPLADRLTEAVRATLHADAADAVRTLFEIEPIFGRDLCAHPRFVAQVARHLAAIRAQGVVKAMDAFAV, from the coding sequence ATGCGGCTGAGTAATGCCGCCCTGGCTTCGCTCGCGGCGCGCGCTGCCGGCAAAGTCGTCGTTCCCGCCTACGATCGCGCGAGCCTTGCACCTGGCATCGTCCATCTGGGCCTTGGGGCGTTTCATCGTGCGCACCAGGCCCTCTACACCGAGCACGCATTGCGCGCTGGCGATCACCGCTGGGGTATCGTCGGCGTGTCGTTGCGGCGTGCGGACACGTCGGAGGCGCTCACCGCGCAAGATCATCTGTATGCCGTGGATGTGCGCGACGGCACCGCGGATTCGTTACAGGTCATCGGTGCGCTGATCGCTTCGCTCGTCGCGCCGCAATCGCCCGCCGCCGTGCTCGATGCGATGACCGATCCGCGCTGCCATATCGTCAGCCTGACGATCACCGAGAAAGGCTATTGCCGCAATCCGGCCAGCGGCGCATTGCAGTTCGATCATCCCGACATCGCCCATGATTTGCGCGCGGCCGCCGCGCCCCGAAGCGCAATCGGCTTCGTCGTGCGCGCGCTCGCGCTGCGCCGCGCGGCCGGTTTGGGCCCGTTTACCGTGCTGTCATGCGACAACCTGCCGTCCAACGGCGATACGATGCGCGCGTTGACGCTGGCGTTCGCGCGCGAAACGGATCCTGCGCTGGCCGACTGGATCGAGCTAGAGGCCGCGTTTCCCAACACGATGGTGGATCGGATCGTGCCACTCACCACCGACGCCGATCGCCTGCGCGTCGCGAAGCAGCTCGGTGCCGACGATGCGTGGCCGGTGATAACCGAGCCGTTTTCGCAATGGGTGATCGAGGACCGCTTCGCGGGGCCGCGGCCGGCGTGGGAGCGCGCAGGCGCGACGCTCGTGGGTGACGCGCGTCCCTATGAGCAGGCCAAATTGCGCATGTTGAACGGCGCGCATTCGGCGCTCGCGTACCTCGGGTCGCTGATCGGTTATGACACCGTCGATCAGGCGATCGGCGCGCCGGCGGTGCTGAACTTTGTCGAAAGCATGTTGCGCGACGAGGTAGAGCCGACGCTGTCGCGTCCCGCTTTGGCCACCTATCGCGCTGAACTGTTCGCGCGTTTTCGCAACACTGCGTTAGATCACCGCTTGCAGCAGATCGCCACCGACGGCTCGCAGAAACTGCCGCAGCGCTGGCTCGAAAGCGTGCGTGCCAACTTGAAAAGCGGCGCGCCGACCGAACGTCTTGCCTTCGCGCTGGCCGGCTGGATCGCGTACCTCGGCGGTCACGATGAGACGGGGCGCACTTACGCGATCGCGGATCCTCTTGCCGACAGACTGACCGAAGCGGTCCGCGCGACCTTGCACGCGGATGCCGCCGATGCGGTACGAACACTGTTCGAAATCGAGCCGATTTTCGGACGCGATCTGTGCGCGCACCCGCGCTTCGTCGCGCAAGTTGCACGCCATCTGGCGGCGATTCGTGCACAAGGCGTCGTCAAAGCGATGGACGCATTTGCCGTTTGA
- a CDS encoding ANTAR domain-containing response regulator — MSARPDRGQRSLTSSILERNARVVVFHPDDDDGVTLTNHLRRMGFQVERCWPPVDTLTERVDLVFRALRPDERAPKGEWSGPDAPPVICVVAYENPTFIDQAIKLGADGIVTTPVRASGLLSTVVMALYHAKRSRQHAQRIAKLEQKLLDSRHLQEAKKILMTMHSVSEREAYDMLRAQAMEKRVTIDDLCHSVIQASEVLQISRGMTSGEGHDKE, encoded by the coding sequence GTGAGCGCGCGCCCGGACAGAGGCCAACGGAGCCTCACCAGTTCGATCCTCGAGCGCAATGCGCGCGTGGTCGTTTTTCATCCCGACGATGACGACGGGGTGACGCTCACGAACCACCTTCGGCGCATGGGCTTTCAGGTCGAACGATGCTGGCCGCCCGTGGACACGCTGACGGAGCGCGTCGACCTGGTATTCCGTGCATTGCGGCCTGACGAGCGCGCGCCCAAGGGCGAATGGTCGGGACCGGACGCGCCGCCCGTCATCTGCGTGGTGGCCTACGAGAATCCGACCTTCATCGATCAGGCGATCAAGCTCGGCGCGGACGGCATCGTAACGACACCGGTGCGCGCATCGGGCTTGCTGTCGACGGTGGTGATGGCGCTGTATCACGCAAAGCGTTCGCGCCAGCACGCGCAGCGTATCGCCAAGTTGGAACAGAAGCTGCTCGACAGCCGGCATTTGCAGGAAGCGAAAAAAATTCTGATGACCATGCATAGCGTGAGCGAACGCGAGGCCTACGACATGCTGCGCGCGCAGGCGATGGAAAAGCGCGTGACTATCGACGACCTCTGTCACTCCGTCATTCAGGCAAGCGAAGTGCTGCAGATTTCTCGCGGCATGACCTCAGGCGAGGGGCACGATAAAGAGTGA
- a CDS encoding sensor domain-containing protein, with protein MEDFQVLDHITDGVMSLDREWKFRNINRTAARLLKRRPADLLGQEIWAEYPDLIGSSYETAYRQAAETGLPSSATAFYAPLDTWFEVRAFPCEDGLIVLVRDVTEARAISELLSRQATHDELTGLINRRELLLRLNRLIDEGAADSVDLLFIDLDRFKDINDSFGHAAGDEVLRVVGERLSDLLTERIHASRIGGDEFVIFLVDAPEGEAVRVAREVIVRMREPVQTPSVRAPVGASIGVARYPVSASDAGELLRNADTAMYHAKRAGGSQVWSFGKEDAQRLAHRLRLRADLESASASHQFELHYQPQLDLGTGRVYGAEALLRWNHPKLGLLTPGDFLDVLLESPAYEATGEWLIRRAFRQAAQWQAPDHAPFKIAVNLSATTIQNCDLAALVSEAAEASGVSASVLEIEVTETVVMSDFVAASRSLSAVRRLGVTVSLDDFGTGYSSLAYLTQLPVDRIKIDKSFVQRLTVEETCHQARAMVEAMVTLAHALGMGTVAEGVETETQLALVRELGCDAAQGYFIGQPMPAARMEPYLDARFGPARTAALTSSRGARSGPR; from the coding sequence ATGGAAGATTTTCAGGTGCTCGATCACATCACGGACGGGGTGATGTCGCTCGACCGGGAGTGGAAGTTTCGAAACATCAACCGCACCGCTGCGCGACTGCTGAAGCGCCGGCCGGCGGATCTGCTGGGCCAGGAGATCTGGGCCGAATACCCGGACCTCATTGGGTCGAGCTACGAGACGGCCTATCGGCAGGCGGCCGAGACCGGTCTGCCCAGCAGTGCAACCGCCTTCTACGCGCCGCTCGATACATGGTTCGAAGTGCGGGCGTTTCCATGCGAGGACGGCCTCATCGTGCTGGTTCGCGACGTGACCGAAGCGCGTGCGATCTCCGAACTTTTGTCCCGCCAGGCCACGCACGATGAATTGACCGGACTCATCAACCGGCGCGAACTGCTGCTGCGCCTGAACCGTCTCATCGACGAAGGCGCGGCCGATTCTGTCGATCTGCTCTTCATCGACCTCGACCGCTTCAAGGACATCAACGATTCGTTCGGTCACGCGGCGGGGGATGAAGTGCTGCGCGTCGTCGGCGAGCGTCTTTCGGACTTGCTCACCGAACGCATCCATGCATCGCGTATTGGCGGCGACGAATTCGTGATTTTCCTCGTCGACGCGCCCGAGGGCGAGGCTGTGCGAGTCGCGCGCGAGGTCATAGTGCGCATGCGCGAACCTGTCCAGACGCCTTCAGTGCGCGCGCCGGTGGGCGCGAGCATCGGCGTGGCGCGCTACCCCGTGTCGGCGTCGGACGCAGGCGAGTTGCTACGCAACGCTGACACTGCGATGTATCACGCGAAGCGCGCAGGCGGCTCGCAGGTGTGGTCGTTCGGTAAGGAGGATGCGCAGCGCCTCGCTCATCGCCTGCGGCTGCGCGCGGATCTGGAAAGCGCGAGCGCCTCGCATCAGTTCGAACTGCACTACCAGCCACAACTGGATCTGGGCACGGGCCGTGTCTACGGCGCCGAAGCGCTTTTGCGCTGGAACCATCCCAAGCTGGGCCTGCTCACGCCGGGCGACTTCCTCGACGTGCTGCTTGAATCGCCCGCCTATGAGGCGACGGGTGAATGGCTAATTCGTCGCGCGTTCCGCCAGGCGGCGCAATGGCAGGCACCGGACCACGCGCCGTTCAAGATCGCCGTCAATCTCTCGGCCACGACGATCCAGAATTGCGATCTCGCCGCACTGGTTTCGGAGGCGGCCGAGGCGTCGGGCGTGAGCGCTTCCGTACTCGAGATCGAAGTGACGGAGACCGTGGTCATGAGCGACTTCGTCGCGGCGTCGCGCTCCCTTTCAGCCGTGCGAAGGCTAGGCGTAACCGTCTCGCTCGACGACTTCGGCACCGGCTACTCGAGCCTCGCGTACCTCACACAACTGCCCGTCGATCGCATCAAGATCGACAAGTCGTTCGTGCAGCGACTCACCGTTGAGGAGACCTGTCATCAGGCTCGAGCGATGGTCGAAGCGATGGTGACGCTCGCGCACGCGCTGGGCATGGGAACGGTGGCGGAAGGCGTTGAGACCGAAACGCAACTCGCTCTCGTCAGGGAACTCGGGTGCGATGCCGCGCAGGGTTACTTCATCGGCCAGCCGATGCCGGCGGCGCGCATGGAGCCGTATCTGGACGCACGGTTTGGCCCGGCGCGGACTGCTGCGCTTACGTCGTCGCGGGGCGCACGAAGCGGGCCGCGCTAG
- a CDS encoding ABC transporter ATP-binding protein: MTTLLETRGLKKHFGGAQVINGIDFSIEAKEIRCVIGPNGAGKSTFFKLITGEHRPSEGSVLFLGKDMSHVLPHERIRMGMSIKFQIPGVFPDLSVRQHLQLSLHRAKDDRPESLDELLQRFMLENEAHVLARNLSHGKKQWLEIAMAVSLRPKLLFLDEPVAGMSVEETHATGELIKRLSADGLTMMVVEHDMTFVKQIASRVTVLHGGSLLADGPLDEILARDDVAEVYLGKKK, from the coding sequence ATGACCACGCTGCTCGAAACGCGCGGGCTCAAGAAGCATTTTGGCGGCGCGCAAGTGATCAACGGAATCGACTTCAGTATCGAGGCGAAGGAGATTCGCTGCGTGATCGGGCCGAACGGCGCGGGCAAAAGCACGTTCTTCAAGCTCATCACGGGCGAGCATCGTCCTTCTGAAGGCAGCGTGCTGTTTCTCGGCAAGGACATGAGCCATGTGCTTCCGCACGAGCGCATCCGTATGGGCATGAGTATCAAGTTCCAGATTCCCGGCGTGTTTCCCGATCTGAGCGTGCGTCAGCATTTGCAACTGTCGCTGCATCGCGCGAAGGACGACCGGCCCGAGAGTCTCGACGAACTGCTGCAACGCTTCATGCTGGAGAACGAAGCGCACGTGCTCGCGCGCAACCTGTCGCACGGCAAGAAGCAATGGCTTGAAATCGCGATGGCCGTGTCGTTGCGCCCGAAGCTGCTGTTTCTCGATGAACCGGTGGCGGGCATGTCGGTGGAGGAGACGCATGCGACTGGCGAACTCATCAAGCGATTGTCGGCAGACGGCCTCACGATGATGGTGGTCGAGCACGACATGACCTTTGTCAAGCAGATCGCCTCGCGCGTCACGGTACTGCACGGCGGGAGCCTGCTCGCCGACGGGCCGCTCGATGAGATCCTCGCGCGCGACGATGTCGCGGAAGTGTATCTGGGGAAGAAGAAATGA
- a CDS encoding acetamidase/formamidase family protein, with protein sequence MKWLEESIMMKRGVGADREPVEHHLTEEMQKTYHYTIGPYSQPVLHVKPGDRVVVETRDAFEGKIKEETDKPSQVLQVPFLNPQNGPIMIEGAEKGDVVAVYIEKMAPRGDDPHGFCCMIPNFGGLTGTDYTALLNEPLPEIVRKIKIDEENVYWSKRNTLPYKPHIGTLSLSPEIDSINSLTPDNHGGNMDVPDMGPGSITYLPVRSPGGRLFIGDAHACQGDGEVCGTAVEYQSTTTVRVDLIKKWQIGWPRLENEDALMSIGSARPLEDATRIAYRELVLWMAADYGFDKWDAYMMLSQVGKVRLGNFVDPKYTVGAMVAKHYLK encoded by the coding sequence ATGAAATGGCTTGAAGAATCGATCATGATGAAGCGCGGTGTCGGCGCCGATCGCGAGCCGGTGGAGCATCATCTCACCGAGGAGATGCAAAAGACCTATCACTACACGATCGGCCCTTATTCGCAGCCTGTTCTGCACGTCAAGCCTGGGGACCGCGTGGTGGTGGAAACCCGCGACGCCTTCGAAGGCAAGATCAAGGAAGAGACCGACAAGCCGTCGCAGGTGCTGCAGGTGCCTTTTCTCAATCCGCAGAATGGGCCGATCATGATCGAAGGCGCGGAAAAGGGCGACGTGGTCGCGGTATATATCGAGAAGATGGCGCCGCGCGGCGACGATCCGCACGGCTTCTGCTGCATGATTCCGAACTTCGGCGGGCTGACCGGAACGGACTACACCGCGCTGCTCAACGAGCCGTTGCCGGAAATCGTACGCAAGATAAAGATCGACGAAGAGAACGTGTACTGGAGCAAACGCAACACGCTGCCGTACAAACCGCATATCGGCACGCTGAGTCTTTCTCCCGAAATCGATTCGATCAATTCGCTCACGCCCGACAATCACGGTGGCAATATGGACGTGCCTGACATGGGGCCGGGCAGCATCACGTATCTGCCGGTGCGCTCTCCTGGCGGGCGGCTTTTCATCGGCGATGCGCACGCCTGTCAGGGCGACGGCGAGGTGTGCGGCACGGCGGTGGAGTATCAGAGCACGACAACGGTGCGCGTCGATCTCATCAAGAAGTGGCAGATCGGCTGGCCGCGTCTGGAGAACGAGGACGCGCTGATGAGCATCGGCAGCGCACGGCCGCTGGAGGACGCGACGCGCATTGCCTATCGCGAACTCGTGTTGTGGATGGCGGCGGACTATGGCTTTGACAAGTGGGATGCGTACATGATGCTGAGTCAGGTCGGCAAGGTACGGCTCGGTAATTTTGTCGACCCAAAATACACGGTGGGCGCGATGGTCGCCAAGCACTACCTGAAGTAA
- a CDS encoding transporter substrate-binding domain-containing protein: MALSDPIRVGLLSSTTGSTALLEQSQWRGACLAVEEINARGGIGGRELVALHYDPGSDPAAFRELAERLIVKDGVNTIFGGYTSTSRKAMLPVVEKHNRLLIYAQMYEGFEYSDNIIYSGASPNQNGVQLADFMTETFGARVYFVGSSYVYPYECNRTMQELLLQHPEGAILGERYLSLDATRDQFDQVVADIGRKSPDWIFCTVIGETVPYLYEAYARAGLDPASMPIGSLNTSETEIQAMQRGIATGHFTAAPYFQSVDTPENHRAVRHHQVRFGAHTPTDMNWEAAYYQMHMFAEAFARAGSDELGTIMPHLLGSEFTAPQGRVRIDPVNHHMALYPRIGRVNADGQFTILRESKFAVGPDPYMTRQTLGDWVTKLSTRDY; encoded by the coding sequence ATGGCATTATCCGATCCCATCCGTGTGGGCCTGCTTAGCTCGACGACCGGTTCGACCGCGTTGCTCGAACAGTCTCAATGGCGCGGCGCATGCCTCGCCGTCGAGGAGATCAACGCGCGCGGCGGCATAGGCGGACGCGAACTCGTCGCGCTTCACTACGATCCCGGCTCCGATCCGGCCGCGTTTCGCGAGCTTGCGGAGCGGCTTATCGTGAAGGACGGCGTCAATACCATTTTCGGCGGCTATACGTCGACCAGCCGCAAGGCGATGCTGCCGGTCGTCGAGAAGCACAACCGGCTGCTGATCTACGCGCAGATGTACGAGGGCTTCGAGTATTCGGACAACATCATCTACAGCGGCGCGTCGCCGAACCAGAACGGTGTGCAACTCGCGGACTTCATGACGGAGACGTTCGGTGCACGCGTGTACTTCGTCGGTTCCAGCTATGTCTATCCGTACGAATGCAACCGGACGATGCAGGAGCTGCTGCTTCAACATCCCGAAGGCGCGATCCTCGGCGAGCGCTATCTGTCGCTCGACGCCACGCGCGACCAGTTCGACCAGGTCGTCGCGGATATCGGGCGCAAGTCGCCGGACTGGATCTTTTGCACGGTCATCGGAGAGACGGTGCCTTATCTCTATGAGGCCTATGCGCGCGCGGGCCTCGATCCGGCCAGCATGCCGATCGGCAGCCTCAACACGTCCGAGACGGAGATTCAGGCGATGCAACGCGGCATCGCGACAGGGCATTTCACGGCTGCGCCTTATTTTCAGAGCGTCGATACGCCGGAGAATCATCGCGCCGTGCGACATCATCAGGTGCGCTTCGGCGCGCACACGCCAACCGACATGAACTGGGAAGCCGCCTATTATCAGATGCATATGTTCGCGGAAGCGTTCGCGCGTGCCGGCTCGGACGAACTCGGCACCATCATGCCGCATCTCCTCGGCTCGGAATTCACCGCGCCGCAAGGCCGGGTGCGCATCGATCCGGTCAATCATCACATGGCCCTCTATCCGCGCATTGGCCGCGTCAATGCCGACGGCCAGTTCACTATTCTGCGCGAATCGAAGTTCGCCGTCGGGCCAGATCCCTATATGACGCGTCAGACGCTCGGGGACTGGGTCACGAAATTGAGCACGCGGGACTACTGA
- a CDS encoding amidase has product MERGSAMDIDLDALTVEAVQAGFKAGTFTAEQLARACFDRIERDNGKYNAVIFLNPAAVDDARRIDERRAAGEPLGPLAGVPVVIKDPMDMVGFPTTAGWAKLYSKKGGVDLMPERDAPVVARMRRAGAILLGKTNVPILSHTGSHANDSWAGPTINVVMPDRVPGGSSAGTASAVASCMAVLGLAEETGGSIQNPASAQNLVGIKPTIGLVPNAGVVPLSGNRDVVGPIARNVRDAALCLDVLAGYSSEDPKTLASVGRQPEGGYTAALDPNALRGKRIGLYGPGWRNQPLSDEAAVLYERVKGELAGLGAILVDDPFAGSGFAELRKPTPPLAHFDARGLESIPYDLEKYLQRLGKHAPLKTFAEFAAATKDDDAFGAQGILRYLHSLADFTAAMADPSVPPEMPEFVDVKARYLRIFNAVMDAQRLDGLVFPQMRGELPALHGQDVIQETTVGEINIAGLPGIAVPAGFYASGAPFGLIFVGRQWDEGRLLGFAYAYEVGAGR; this is encoded by the coding sequence ATGGAACGAGGCAGTGCGATGGATATCGATCTGGACGCCCTGACGGTTGAGGCCGTGCAGGCTGGTTTCAAGGCCGGCACATTCACGGCCGAGCAGCTGGCGCGCGCCTGTTTCGATAGGATCGAGCGCGACAACGGGAAGTACAACGCAGTGATTTTCCTGAACCCGGCGGCCGTCGACGACGCGCGCCGGATCGACGAACGGCGCGCTGCCGGCGAACCGCTGGGTCCGCTTGCCGGCGTGCCGGTCGTCATCAAGGATCCTATGGACATGGTCGGCTTTCCGACCACCGCGGGATGGGCGAAGTTGTACAGCAAGAAAGGCGGCGTCGACCTGATGCCCGAGCGTGATGCGCCGGTCGTCGCGCGGATGCGCCGCGCGGGTGCGATTCTGCTCGGCAAGACGAACGTGCCGATCCTGAGCCACACCGGCTCGCATGCGAACGATAGCTGGGCGGGCCCCACGATCAATGTCGTGATGCCCGATCGGGTGCCGGGCGGCAGCAGTGCGGGCACGGCATCGGCGGTGGCGTCGTGCATGGCCGTACTCGGCCTCGCGGAAGAGACCGGCGGATCGATTCAGAACCCCGCGTCGGCGCAGAACCTGGTCGGAATCAAACCGACTATCGGGCTGGTGCCGAATGCGGGCGTGGTGCCGCTGTCGGGTAATCGCGACGTGGTGGGGCCCATTGCACGAAACGTGAGGGATGCCGCGCTGTGCCTCGACGTGCTCGCGGGCTATTCGAGCGAAGATCCGAAGACACTCGCGAGCGTCGGCCGGCAACCGGAAGGAGGGTATACCGCGGCGCTGGACCCGAACGCGCTGCGCGGCAAGCGCATCGGGCTATATGGCCCGGGCTGGCGCAATCAGCCTTTGTCCGATGAAGCTGCCGTGCTGTATGAGCGGGTCAAGGGCGAACTGGCCGGTCTGGGTGCGATTCTCGTCGACGACCCGTTCGCGGGCTCCGGGTTCGCCGAACTGAGGAAGCCGACTCCGCCGCTGGCGCATTTCGATGCGCGCGGTCTCGAGTCGATTCCGTACGATCTGGAGAAGTATCTCCAGCGGCTCGGCAAGCATGCGCCGTTGAAGACCTTCGCGGAATTCGCCGCGGCGACGAAGGATGACGATGCTTTTGGAGCGCAAGGGATACTGCGATATCTGCATAGTCTCGCGGATTTCACGGCCGCAATGGCCGATCCGTCGGTGCCGCCCGAGATGCCTGAATTCGTCGACGTGAAGGCGCGTTATCTGCGGATCTTCAATGCGGTGATGGATGCGCAACGGCTCGATGGACTGGTGTTCCCGCAGATGCGCGGTGAGCTTCCCGCACTTCATGGCCAGGATGTCATTCAGGAGACGACGGTGGGCGAAATCAATATTGCAGGCTTGCCGGGGATTGCGGTGCCTGCGGGGTTTTATGCGTCGGGTGCGCCGTTTGGGTTGATTTTTGTGGGGCGGCAATGGGATGAGGGGAGATTGTTAGGGTTTGCGTATGCTTACGAGGTGGGGGCGGGGAGATGA
- a CDS encoding SDR family NAD(P)-dependent oxidoreductase gives MDLQLKGLKAVVTGGTKGIGLAIARTLAAEGAEVAICARDPAAVEATVSALTELSGARASGAAVDVSDGAALKAWVERIGSEWGGLDIVVANVSALAIGNDIESWRKEFETDLLGTVHLVDAAMPYLEASRAASIVAISSVSGREIDFAAGPYGVFKAAIVHYIQGLANQLASKGIRANTVSPGNVYFEGGVWDWIEHNDAALFERALALNPTGRMGRPQEIANAVAFIASPAASFVSGTNFVVDGALTRGVQL, from the coding sequence ATGGATCTGCAACTGAAGGGTTTGAAGGCGGTCGTGACCGGCGGCACCAAGGGCATTGGGCTCGCCATTGCGCGGACGCTCGCAGCGGAAGGTGCCGAGGTCGCCATTTGCGCACGCGATCCGGCTGCCGTCGAGGCGACCGTTAGCGCGCTCACCGAACTGAGCGGCGCGCGCGCATCGGGCGCGGCAGTGGATGTATCGGATGGCGCCGCGCTCAAAGCTTGGGTCGAGCGTATCGGCTCGGAGTGGGGCGGCCTCGACATAGTCGTGGCGAATGTAAGCGCGCTCGCGATCGGCAACGACATTGAATCGTGGCGCAAGGAATTCGAAACCGATCTGCTCGGCACCGTCCATCTCGTCGATGCGGCGATGCCGTATCTCGAAGCGAGCCGGGCCGCGTCGATCGTCGCGATATCGAGCGTGTCGGGACGCGAGATCGATTTCGCGGCGGGTCCTTATGGCGTGTTCAAGGCCGCGATCGTTCACTACATACAGGGGCTCGCAAATCAGCTTGCGTCGAAGGGCATTCGCGCGAACACGGTGTCGCCCGGGAATGTGTATTTCGAGGGCGGCGTGTGGGACTGGATCGAGCATAACGATGCGGCGCTATTCGAACGCGCGCTCGCATTGAATCCGACTGGGCGCATGGGACGCCCGCAGGAAATCGCTAACGCGGTGGCGTTCATCGCGAGTCCGGCGGCGAGTTTTGTGAGCGGAACAAACTTCGTCGTCGATGGAGCACTCACACGCGGCGTGCAGCTCTGA
- the uxuA gene encoding mannonate dehydratase translates to MKMTFRWYGDTDPVPLAYIRQIPGMVGVVSAIYDVPVGEVWPIDRIRSLKEKIEAHGLTLEVIESVPVHEDIKLGKPTRDTLIVNYGQTLRNLGACGVKVVCYNFMPVFDWTRTSLEMPLPDGSTTLAFDTQAIRELDVSEGIQLPGWDASYRPEQLKALLRDYEALDEAGLWANLDYFLRAIIPVAKEAGIKMAIHPDDPPRPIFGLPRIVKNRADLQRVLDIVDDPANGLTLCSGSLGADLQNDIPALVREFGARGRIHFAHLRNVQTNAAGDFHETSHRSADGSLDMAEIVKAYFETGFEGYARPDHGRMIWGETGRAGYGLFDRALGAVYLNGIWEGLAKHPADHAAE, encoded by the coding sequence GTGAAAATGACTTTTCGTTGGTACGGCGACACGGACCCCGTGCCGCTCGCCTATATCCGCCAGATTCCGGGCATGGTCGGGGTCGTCTCGGCGATCTATGACGTGCCTGTGGGCGAAGTGTGGCCGATCGACAGGATCCGGTCGCTGAAGGAGAAGATAGAGGCTCACGGCCTGACGCTGGAAGTGATCGAAAGCGTGCCGGTGCACGAGGACATCAAGCTCGGCAAACCGACGCGCGACACGCTCATCGTCAATTACGGCCAGACGCTGCGTAACCTCGGCGCTTGCGGCGTGAAGGTGGTCTGCTACAACTTCATGCCCGTTTTCGACTGGACCCGCACCTCGCTGGAAATGCCCCTGCCCGATGGATCGACGACGCTCGCGTTCGACACGCAAGCGATCCGCGAGCTCGACGTCAGCGAGGGTATCCAGTTGCCCGGCTGGGACGCGAGCTATCGGCCCGAGCAGTTGAAAGCCCTGCTGCGCGACTACGAAGCGCTTGACGAAGCCGGACTCTGGGCCAATCTCGACTACTTCCTGCGCGCGATCATTCCGGTGGCCAAAGAAGCCGGCATCAAGATGGCGATCCACCCCGACGATCCGCCACGGCCGATTTTCGGGTTGCCGCGCATCGTGAAGAATCGTGCGGACCTGCAGCGCGTGCTGGATATCGTCGACGATCCCGCCAACGGCCTGACGCTGTGTTCGGGGTCCTTGGGCGCGGACCTGCAGAACGATATTCCGGCATTGGTGCGGGAGTTCGGTGCACGTGGCCGGATTCATTTTGCCCACCTGCGTAACGTGCAAACCAATGCCGCGGGCGACTTTCATGAAACTTCGCATCGCTCAGCCGATGGCTCACTCGACATGGCGGAAATCGTCAAAGCCTATTTCGAAACCGGCTTTGAAGGCTATGCAAGGCCGGACCATGGGCGAATGATCTGGGGCGAAACAGGCCGCGCCGGCTATGGGCTGTTCGACCGCGCGCTGGGTGCGGTCTACCTGAACGGCATCTGGGAAGGTCTCGCCAAACATCCGGCCGATCATGCGGCTGAGTAA